A genomic window from Flavobacterium hankyongi includes:
- a CDS encoding Lrp/AsnC family transcriptional regulator gives MSKFRLDEVDHQILDMLIDNTRIPFTDIAKKLLISAGTVHVRVKKLEDAGIIQGSSLTLDYEKLGYSFIAYVGVFLNNTSQTKFVLERINEIPYVTVAHVTTGKFNIFCKIRARDTKHAKDVIYMIDDIDGVYRTETMISLDESINDKKRLMHTIFREM, from the coding sequence ATGAGTAAGTTCCGTTTGGATGAAGTTGACCATCAAATCCTTGATATGTTAATTGATAATACGAGAATCCCATTTACAGACATTGCAAAAAAATTATTGATTTCTGCTGGAACGGTACATGTGAGAGTGAAAAAGTTAGAAGATGCAGGAATAATCCAAGGTTCATCACTAACATTAGATTATGAGAAATTAGGTTACTCATTTATAGCATACGTTGGAGTTTTCTTAAATAATACTTCTCAAACAAAATTTGTTTTAGAAAGAATTAATGAGATTCCTTATGTAACAGTTGCCCATGTAACTACAGGGAAATTTAATATTTTTTGTAAAATTAGAGCTAGAGATACTAAACATGCTAAAGATGTTATTTATATGATAGATGATATTGATGGTGTTTACAGAACAGAGACTATGATATCTCTTGATGAGAGTATTAACGATAAAAAGAGGTTAATGCATACGATCTTTAGAGAAATGTAA
- a CDS encoding DUF4258 domain-containing protein, with product MKFYQRLSYYLLGFLFGCVFLFFFLNKKQTRCSYFPNDRVLNNIVSKPFHYSPEASKVLDEGWIDTLDIKNTLTYGDVDFDRSNVKTGNGKLYIIEGKTTKNQFIELSIINQEDKAILKEIKKIQAE from the coding sequence ATGAAATTTTATCAGCGCTTAAGTTATTATTTATTAGGCTTTCTTTTTGGATGTGTCTTTTTATTCTTCTTTTTAAATAAAAAACAAACTCGTTGCAGTTATTTCCCTAATGACCGAGTCTTAAATAATATAGTTTCCAAACCTTTTCATTATTCCCCTGAAGCTTCAAAAGTATTAGACGAAGGGTGGATAGACACATTAGACATCAAAAACACATTAACATACGGTGATGTTGATTTTGATAGAAGCAATGTAAAAACAGGAAATGGCAAGCTTTATATAATTGAAGGAAAAACAACAAAAAATCAATTTATAGAGTTAAGTATTATTAACCAGGAAGACAAAGCGATTCTTAAAGAAATTAAAAAGATTCAAGCCGAATAA
- a CDS encoding alanine dehydrogenase codes for MGITPFSKQELLPQEEKLEIAKHKSELFIGIPKETSYQERRICLTPDAVSSLVCHGHRVLIESGAGKHASYSDKDYSDAGAEITSDTKKIFECPMLLKVEPPTLAEIEMIKPQTIIISAIQIKTRKKEYFEALKKKKITALAFEYIKDDDNSFPAVKSLSEIAGTASVLVAAELMTTSNSGNGLLFGNITGVRPTEVVILGAGTVAEYAVKTALGLGASVKVFDNSITKLRRLQNNLNQRIFTSTIQNKTLLKSLRRCDVAIGAMRGKYRTPIVVTEDMVSHMKKGAIIVDVSIDTGGCFETSEITTHENPTFIKNGVIHYCVPNIPSRYSKTASLSISNIITPYLLQIANDGGIESAIRCDAGLKNGVYFYHGILTNKTIGEWFDLTFRDINLIVF; via the coding sequence ATGGGCATTACACCATTTAGCAAACAAGAGTTGCTTCCTCAAGAAGAGAAACTAGAGATAGCCAAGCATAAAAGCGAACTTTTTATTGGTATTCCTAAGGAAACCTCATATCAAGAACGTCGTATTTGTTTGACTCCTGATGCTGTTAGCTCTTTAGTTTGTCACGGACATCGAGTTTTAATTGAATCTGGCGCAGGAAAACACGCCAGTTATTCTGACAAAGACTATAGCGACGCAGGCGCAGAAATAACCAGTGACACCAAAAAAATCTTTGAATGCCCAATGCTGTTAAAAGTAGAACCTCCTACTTTGGCAGAAATAGAAATGATTAAACCACAAACAATCATTATTTCGGCAATTCAGATAAAAACCAGAAAAAAAGAATATTTCGAAGCATTAAAGAAGAAAAAAATTACCGCTTTAGCCTTTGAATACATAAAAGACGATGACAACTCCTTCCCTGCTGTAAAATCATTAAGCGAAATTGCCGGAACAGCTTCAGTTCTTGTTGCTGCAGAATTAATGACCACAAGTAACTCAGGAAATGGATTGCTTTTCGGAAATATCACAGGAGTACGACCAACCGAAGTTGTAATATTAGGAGCTGGAACCGTTGCTGAATATGCTGTTAAAACAGCATTAGGCTTAGGAGCTTCTGTAAAAGTTTTTGACAATTCAATCACAAAATTAAGACGACTTCAAAACAATCTGAATCAACGAATCTTTACTTCAACAATACAGAACAAAACACTTTTAAAATCTTTAAGAAGATGCGATGTGGCAATTGGAGCCATGCGTGGAAAATATCGTACTCCAATTGTAGTTACCGAAGACATGGTATCTCACATGAAAAAAGGAGCTATAATTGTCGATGTCAGCATCGATACAGGTGGATGTTTTGAAACTTCGGAAATTACAACTCACGAAAATCCCACCTTTATAAAAAACGGTGTAATTCATTATTGTGTACCTAATATTCCGTCTAGATATTCTAAAACAGCTTCATTATCCATAAGCAATATCATAACTCCTTATTTGCTTCAAATTGCAAATGATGGAGGAATAGAATCAGCTATACGATGTGATGCTGGCTTAAAAAATGGTGTTTATTTTTATCATGGCATTTTGACAAACAAAACAATTGGCGAATGGTTTGATTTAACTTTTAGAGACATCAATTTAATTGTGTTTTAA
- a CDS encoding DinB family protein produces MKNLQPNEYPEYFGNYINKVEIDDFIEALEENLDNFSNFIENIVPESKYEFRYQPEKWSIKEIVQHTIDTERIFAYRALRFARFDATPLSGFEEDDYVLVAKSDNRTMEDLIREFVLVRKSTIALFESFTEEMLKSTGVSSGKISSVRALGYVISGHCIHHQQVIKERYL; encoded by the coding sequence ATGAAAAATCTGCAACCAAACGAGTATCCAGAATATTTTGGAAATTACATTAATAAAGTAGAGATAGATGATTTCATTGAAGCTCTAGAGGAGAATTTAGATAATTTTTCAAATTTTATTGAAAACATAGTTCCTGAGTCAAAATATGAATTTCGTTATCAACCTGAAAAATGGTCTATAAAGGAAATTGTTCAGCATACTATAGATACGGAAAGAATTTTTGCATACAGAGCTCTGCGTTTTGCTCGATTTGACGCTACACCTTTATCTGGTTTTGAAGAAGATGATTATGTTCTTGTTGCAAAATCAGACAACAGAACTATGGAAGATTTGATTAGAGAGTTTGTTTTGGTAAGAAAGTCTACAATTGCATTGTTTGAAAGTTTTACTGAGGAAATGTTAAAAAGCACTGGGGTTTCTTCAGGTAAAATTTCTTCGGTAAGAGCGCTTGGATATGTGATTTCTGGACACTGTATACATCATCAGCAAGTTATTAAAGAAAGATATTTGTAA